A genome region from Camelina sativa cultivar DH55 chromosome 10, Cs, whole genome shotgun sequence includes the following:
- the LOC104719981 gene encoding auxin-induced protein 15A-like, protein MGIQLVGLSQAKQKLQRSLSARIASLLATSGTNNVPKGHVAVYVGETYQRKRFVIPISYLNHPLFQGLLNLAEEEFGFDHPMGGLTIPCTEDYFTALASILSGS, encoded by the coding sequence ATGGGTATCCAATTGGTCGGACTGTCTCAAGCAAAGCAAAAGCTTCAAAGAAGCTTATCGGCGAGAATCGCTAGCCTCTTAGCTACGTCGGGTACTAATAATGTGCCAAAGGGTCATGTGGCCGTCTATGTGGGGGAGACATATCAAAGGAAGAGATTTGTGATACCTATATCGTATTTAAACCACCCATTGTTCCAAGGTTTGCTGAACCTTGCGGAAGAAGAGTTCGGGTTCGACCATCCCATGGGAGGTCTCACCATACCTTGCACTGAAGATTACTTCACTGCTCTAGCTTCTATTCTAAGTGGTTCATGA